In Egibacteraceae bacterium, the following are encoded in one genomic region:
- a CDS encoding helix-turn-helix transcriptional regulator, producing the protein MRGGLLVKEARLRAGVTQAELAERLGTAQPVIARWESGTNEPKFTSVVEAVRACGLDLRVVLCAGDDADQLAIAGRLARTAAGRLDANRAMLDFERLAQTARVVRPLAESDG; encoded by the coding sequence ATGCGCGGTGGGCTGCTGGTGAAGGAGGCGCGGCTGCGCGCGGGGGTGACGCAGGCCGAGCTGGCCGAACGGCTCGGCACTGCCCAACCCGTGATCGCGCGCTGGGAGTCAGGGACGAACGAGCCGAAGTTCACCAGCGTGGTGGAGGCGGTCCGGGCCTGCGGCCTGGACCTCCGCGTCGTGCTGTGCGCGGGGGATGACGCAGACCAGCTCGCCATCGCCGGGCGGCTCGCCCGCACCGCGGCCGGCCGGCTGGACGCCAATCGCGCGATGCTGGACTTCGAGCGGCTGGCCCAGACGGCGCGGGTCGTGCGACCTCTGGCCGAGAGCGATGGCTGA
- a CDS encoding DUF2786 domain-containing protein, whose translation MGKQNKQRRAAKKRRQRSRRPPPRPGAQGPGVGHTAAPPPGAGHGDTASPPFGPDDPLFARNHDHARTPPPPPPPPLEDLVWGAAYSWNTDAHFHESLLAELLRHGPAASAAVLAQVRTAIGQLWGRGWTPADVVHAVARHQSAGHADTIARHVVADGAERTRRGQELHARWVDQLAVLAEGRPPGNGGDLRIGVALLGFLSGLPELPRVIPPPGAPASGADQALRQARGLDARMLARVRALLAKAESTEFDEEAEALTAKAQELIARHAIDEALLHAGDDVGEPSTRRIPVDDPYADAKSQLLTEVAGANRCRTVYTPTFAWVTAFGYEGDLDAVELLAASLLAQATSAMARQGSVRDAAGRSRTRSFRRAFLLGFAHRIGERLAAATDGQVADTPDQGRLLPVLAARDDRLHAAETAAFPHLVRQTRTVSNGGGWVAGRAAADRADLGMSAGALRDAAAR comes from the coding sequence ATGGGAAAGCAGAACAAGCAGCGACGCGCCGCGAAGAAGCGCCGGCAGCGAAGCCGGCGGCCGCCACCCCGTCCGGGAGCGCAGGGCCCCGGCGTCGGGCACACTGCAGCGCCACCTCCCGGTGCCGGGCACGGCGACACCGCCTCGCCGCCCTTCGGGCCGGATGACCCGCTTTTCGCCCGCAACCACGACCACGCCCGCACCCCGCCGCCGCCGCCCCCACCACCGCTGGAGGACCTCGTCTGGGGGGCGGCGTACTCCTGGAACACCGACGCCCACTTCCACGAGTCACTGCTCGCCGAGCTGCTCCGCCACGGCCCGGCCGCGTCGGCGGCGGTCCTCGCACAGGTACGCACCGCCATCGGGCAGCTGTGGGGGCGGGGATGGACCCCCGCCGACGTCGTGCACGCCGTCGCGCGCCACCAGTCCGCCGGGCACGCCGACACGATCGCCCGCCACGTCGTCGCGGACGGGGCGGAGCGCACCCGACGGGGTCAGGAGCTGCACGCGCGGTGGGTCGACCAGCTCGCCGTCCTCGCCGAGGGCCGCCCGCCCGGGAACGGCGGCGACCTGCGCATCGGGGTCGCGCTGCTCGGGTTCCTCTCCGGGCTGCCGGAGCTGCCGCGCGTGATCCCGCCGCCGGGCGCACCCGCCAGCGGCGCGGATCAGGCGCTGCGCCAGGCCCGGGGCCTCGACGCGCGGATGCTCGCGCGGGTGCGGGCGCTGCTGGCCAAGGCGGAGTCGACCGAGTTCGACGAGGAGGCCGAGGCCCTGACCGCCAAGGCCCAGGAGCTCATCGCCCGCCACGCGATCGACGAGGCGCTGCTGCACGCCGGCGACGACGTCGGCGAGCCGTCGACGCGCCGCATCCCCGTGGACGACCCCTACGCCGACGCGAAGTCCCAGCTGCTCACCGAGGTCGCCGGCGCGAACCGATGCCGCACCGTGTACACCCCGACGTTCGCGTGGGTGACCGCGTTCGGGTACGAGGGCGACCTCGACGCGGTCGAGCTGCTCGCTGCCTCGCTGCTGGCCCAGGCCACGAGCGCGATGGCCCGGCAGGGGTCCGTGCGCGACGCGGCCGGACGGTCCCGCACCCGCTCGTTCCGCCGGGCGTTCCTGCTCGGTTTCGCCCACCGCATCGGCGAGCGGCTGGCCGCGGCCACCGACGGCCAGGTCGCCGACACGCCCGACCAGGGCCGGCTCCTGCCGGTGCTCGCCGCCCGCGACGACCGCCTGCACGCCGCCGAGACGGCCGCCTTCCCCCACCTCGTGCGGCAGACGCGGACGGTGAGCAACGGGGGCGGCTGGGTCGCGGGCCGGGCCGCCGCGGACCGCGCCGACCTCGGGATGTCCGCGGGCGCCCTGCGCGACGCGGCGGCGCGCTGA
- a CDS encoding DMT family transporter: protein MPAPTARTRRRDRMSGAAARRPLALIATGVLLYSTGPVFVAASDASGPVFSFWRLWIGVPALGLLTALHVRAGGRWPDRRAWRWAGWAGLAFGVHQLLMFTAIKATSVVDVSLMNTLAPIVVAVAAVPLFGERPGWRFRAWTVLAMAGAAAVVLGASAGPEGNPVGMAMALGNVITFGAFFLLSKLGREHIDVLPFLFGVMTVAALSVSAFVVLTGEPVATISGRDLGLAAATGLGPGILGHFVMTWPLRWVPANVPPVMRLAQPVLSGLLAWWLLAEPITGVHLLGGALTLAGVGGAILSRPATPAASPGAPAVAPDPG from the coding sequence GTGCCCGCCCCGACCGCCCGGACCCGCCGCCGCGACCGCATGAGCGGCGCCGCGGCGCGCCGCCCGCTGGCGTTGATCGCCACGGGGGTGCTGCTGTACTCGACGGGGCCAGTGTTCGTGGCGGCCTCGGACGCGTCGGGACCGGTGTTCAGCTTCTGGCGCCTGTGGATCGGGGTGCCGGCGCTCGGGCTGCTGACGGCCCTGCACGTGCGGGCCGGGGGGCGGTGGCCGGACCGGCGGGCGTGGCGCTGGGCCGGGTGGGCGGGCCTGGCGTTCGGGGTGCACCAGCTGCTGATGTTCACCGCGATCAAGGCGACCAGCGTGGTCGACGTGTCGCTCATGAACACGCTCGCGCCGATCGTCGTCGCGGTCGCGGCGGTCCCGCTCTTCGGCGAGCGCCCGGGCTGGCGCTTCCGCGCCTGGACGGTCCTGGCGATGGCCGGGGCCGCGGCGGTGGTGCTCGGGGCGTCGGCGGGGCCGGAGGGCAACCCGGTGGGCATGGCGATGGCGCTGGGCAACGTCATCACGTTCGGGGCGTTCTTCCTGCTCTCCAAGCTCGGGCGCGAGCACATCGACGTGCTGCCGTTCCTGTTCGGGGTGATGACCGTCGCCGCCCTGTCGGTCAGCGCGTTCGTGGTCCTGACCGGCGAGCCGGTCGCGACGATCAGCGGACGCGACCTCGGCCTGGCCGCCGCCACCGGGCTCGGGCCCGGCATCCTCGGCCACTTCGTGATGACCTGGCCGCTGCGCTGGGTTCCGGCCAACGTCCCGCCGGTCATGCGCCTGGCCCAGCCGGTGCTGTCGGGGCTGCTGGCGTGGTGGCTGCTCGCCGAGCCGATCACCGGGGTGCACCTACTCGGCGGGGCGCTCACGCTCGCGGGCGTGGGCGGCGCGATCCTCAGCCGTCCCGCGACGCCGGCGGCCTCGCCGGGGGCGCCCGCGGTGGCGCCCGACCCGGGGTGA
- a CDS encoding GGDEF domain-containing protein produces the protein MAAVEAVLTATHELLWISSPADAQAAAVRLVAALGGVVVTPDAPADDALPVDVSFGEGGTLLPSAPAASVAHMQLVRHLPGFVRDAHRAVELAARTRRLVEEAEIDPLTGLATRRVMGRALGRLRGDDLVIMLDLDRFKQLNDSFGHEQGDRVLRGFGRAIRACVRARDLAGRYGGEEFVVILTGSDGSAGAEAFLSRLRTAWEADRPHPVTFSAGIAGVGSDPSQALPAADAAMYEAKRSGRDRWVWSRAPATGPQ, from the coding sequence ATGGCAGCCGTCGAGGCGGTGCTGACGGCGACCCACGAGCTGCTGTGGATCTCCTCGCCGGCGGACGCGCAGGCTGCCGCCGTCCGGCTCGTCGCGGCGCTCGGTGGTGTCGTGGTCACACCGGACGCACCCGCAGACGACGCGTTGCCGGTCGACGTCTCGTTCGGTGAAGGCGGGACGCTGCTCCCCTCGGCTCCGGCCGCGAGCGTCGCCCACATGCAGCTGGTGCGGCACCTGCCAGGATTCGTCCGCGACGCCCACCGGGCCGTGGAGCTCGCGGCCCGCACCCGGCGTCTGGTCGAGGAGGCCGAGATCGACCCGCTCACCGGCCTCGCCACCCGCCGGGTGATGGGCCGTGCGCTCGGTCGCCTCCGCGGCGACGACCTGGTCATCATGCTGGACCTCGATCGCTTCAAGCAGTTGAACGACTCCTTCGGGCACGAGCAGGGCGACCGGGTCCTGCGCGGCTTCGGACGGGCGATCCGCGCCTGCGTCCGCGCCCGTGACCTCGCCGGCCGCTACGGCGGCGAGGAGTTCGTCGTCATCCTGACCGGGAGCGACGGCAGCGCCGGCGCAGAGGCGTTCCTCAGCCGGTTGCGGACCGCCTGGGAAGCCGACCGCCCGCACCCGGTCACGTTCTCGGCCGGGATCGCCGGGGTCGGCAGCGACCCGTCACAGGCGCTGCCCGCCGCCGACGCGGCGATGTACGAGGCGAAACGGTCGGGTCGTGACCGCTGGGTGTGGTCGCGCGCCCCCGCGACGGGCCCACAGTGA
- a CDS encoding cobalamin-dependent protein (Presence of a B(12) (cobalamin)-binding domain implies dependence on cobalamin itself, in one of its several forms, or in some unusual lineages, dependence on a cobalamin-like analog.) — protein MTAAVPPRAVTTFLELALSGEQQAAVRLVIDLLDDGIPAGVVIRDLLGAAQRDVGRRWQAGQLSTAEEHVITGVSQAALEALSTTVGVIAPHGLVVVACAEGDWHSLPAQMFAESLRARGQGVVFLGASTPADDVATFVALRRPDALAVTCNLALYYLGTARLVDAAHRHGVPVLAGGRALTAQRAARLGADAWAPDVDGATDLLRSWRARAPVVDPTPVQLDRRAVELDAESTTLGGRAFDALEQRFPPMADYDARQRARTREDLVYIVRFVAAARLVDDAEVFTGFTAWLTALLVARGVPASALATGLATLAPLLREVDEGAYRLVLAS, from the coding sequence ATGACCGCTGCGGTCCCGCCCCGCGCCGTCACGACGTTCCTCGAGCTCGCGCTGTCGGGCGAGCAGCAAGCAGCGGTCCGACTCGTGATCGACCTGCTCGACGACGGCATCCCCGCCGGTGTCGTCATCCGCGACCTGCTCGGAGCAGCCCAGCGCGATGTCGGTAGGCGCTGGCAGGCCGGCCAGCTGTCCACCGCCGAGGAGCACGTCATCACCGGCGTGTCGCAGGCCGCCCTCGAAGCCCTGTCCACCACGGTGGGCGTGATCGCGCCGCACGGCCTGGTGGTGGTGGCCTGCGCAGAAGGGGACTGGCACTCGCTGCCCGCCCAGATGTTCGCCGAATCACTGCGGGCACGTGGCCAGGGCGTGGTGTTCCTCGGCGCCTCCACACCCGCCGACGACGTCGCGACGTTCGTGGCTCTGCGCCGTCCGGACGCGCTGGCCGTGACGTGCAACCTCGCCTTGTACTACCTCGGCACGGCGCGGCTCGTGGACGCCGCCCACCGGCACGGCGTTCCCGTCCTCGCGGGAGGACGCGCGCTCACCGCGCAGCGTGCCGCACGACTCGGCGCCGACGCGTGGGCACCCGACGTCGACGGTGCAACCGACCTGCTGCGATCCTGGCGCGCCCGCGCGCCCGTCGTCGACCCCACCCCCGTGCAACTCGACCGACGAGCGGTCGAGCTCGACGCCGAATCGACGACGCTGGGCGGCCGAGCGTTCGACGCGCTCGAGCAACGGTTCCCCCCCATGGCGGACTACGACGCCCGCCAGCGCGCGCGAACCCGCGAGGATCTGGTGTACATCGTGCGCTTCGTCGCGGCCGCGCGCCTCGTCGACGACGCCGAGGTCTTCACCGGATTCACGGCGTGGCTGACCGCGCTGCTCGTCGCGCGAGGCGTGCCGGCAAGCGCCCTCGCCACCGGCCTTGCGACCCTCGCGCCCCTCCTGCGCGAGGTCGATGAGGGCGCCTACCGACTGGTGCTCGCCAGCTGA